ACGATAACGTCGCACGGAGTTATTCATGATCAACCCAAGAACTATGGCGAAAGCCGCAGCTTATGCCGATATCGCCACGCAGAGCGCCAACCCGGTACATGTACTGAAAGAGATCGTCCACCAGATCAAAGGGGTAATCAGTAAAAAGAAAATGGGGCCGGAGTTTCAGCGTCAGCTACTGATGTGCCTGTATGAGCTGCTGGAAATGGTTCAAAACGGCGGTCTGCGTATGCTGGATCAGCATATCGAGCAGCCGGAAGAAAGCACCATTTTCCAGAAATACCCGCTGGTGCTGACTCAGAAGCGACTGGTGACATTTATCGCCGATAACTTCCGTCTAATGGCGATGGGTAAAATCGATGCCCATGAACTTGAAGGGATTCTCGATCAGGAACTGGATACCGCGGAAGAATCTTTGTTAACCCCTTCGCGCTCCTTGCAGCGTACCGCAGAAGCGATGCCTGGATTCGGCATTTGTGCTGCGGTATTGGGCATTATCATCACCATGCAGTCCATCGATGGCTCCATTGCGCTTATCGGTTTGAAAGTGGCGGCGGCGTTGGTGGGGACATTCTTAGGGGTATTCATCTGTTATTGTCTGATGGACCCGCTGGCAAACGCTATGGAACAGCAGGCGCGGGCAGAGCATTCGCTGCTCGAATGCGTACGTACCGTGCTGGTGGCGCAAGCGGGCGGTAAACCGACGTTACTGGCGGTCGATGCTGGCCGTAAGCTTCTCCATCTGGCCTCTAAACCCACTTTCGCCAATCTGGATGCATGGGTTAATGCGATGCTGGAGCAGGAATAAGCATGAGGAAGGGGCCAAATCGTCGCGATCGCGGCGCGAAAACCACCATTATCCGCCGACAAATTAAAAAGCATCATGCAGGTCATCATGGCGGGGCGTGGAAGGTCGCCTTTGCTGACTTTACGCTGGCGATGATGGCGCTGTTTATGACGCTGTGGATTGTGAACAGCGTCAGCAAGGCTGACCGAGAAAATATTGTGGCGGCGCTGCACGGCCAGTCAATCTTTAACGGTGGCGGTATGGCACCTTTAAACAAGCTGGGCAAGCAGCCGATAGCGCCGGGTGCGCAGAAGAAAAACGTCACGCGCAACAAGCTGGATAAAACGGTTACCCCGCAAGAGACGGCGAAGATCACAGAAGATAACGCCAAAAAAGCGCTGGATGTAAATGAAAAAGCGGTGTTGCTGAAGCAAAAATCAGCGCGTGAATTGGGCGAGCTGGCGACCGATATTAACGTCATTGCCCGCAATGCACATATGGAAACCAACCTCGAGATGGAGATTGTTCCTCAGGGGTTGCGCGTACTGATTAAAGATGACCAGAACCGGAATATGTTTGAGCGCGGCAGCGCCAAAATTATGCCGTTCTTTAAATCGCTGCTGGTTGAGCTGGCCCCCGTGTTTGACTCGCTGGACAACAAGCTCATCATTACCGGACATACGGATGCGATGAGCTATAAGAGCAACATTTACAACAACTGGAATCTCTCCGGCGACCGTGCTTTGTCAGCACGACGCGTGCTGGAAGATGCCGGCATGCCGCAGGATAAAGTCATGCAGGTTAGCGCCATGGCGGACCAAATGCTGCTGGATGCGAAAAACCCAGAAAGCGCAGGCAACCGCCGTATTGAGATCATGGTGTTAACGCAAAGTGCTTCCGATACGCTGTATCAATATTTTGGTCAGCACGGCGAGAAAGTGGTTCAGCCACTGGTTGATAAGCTAGACAAACAAAAGCAGGTGGCCTCTTTACGTCAGCCCTCTGTTCCCGTCACTCATTAATTCTGTTTTCCGCCCCCCACGCAACGTGGGGGCAAATTATCCCTCAGGAAGGTAATGTGATAGATGTAACCCATATTATTCCATTGGATATTCATACTGATAACGTCACTGATGGGGCTTGTCAGGGCGCGCATTTCGACCCGGTTTCAGGTATCTGGTACACCGAGCCTCATGTGTTAAATGAGGGGCTTCGTGACTATGTCTACAACACCGACAGTTTTAACATCGTTGCGCCGTACTATCTGGTGATTACCTCGAAGATGCACTGCTGGAGCTGCCACCAGCTCACCCATATTCACGGGGTGATGTTTACCCGCTTTATCAGAAAAGATCAGGATGGCAAAGGCTGGCAATCTATTCGACGGAATACCTTTCTGTTCCACATTAATTCTCTGCCTGAAGAGATACAAAAGAACATCAAAGCCAGCAATTACTATCTGGATAAAAGTAAAACTACCGGGCTACGTTACTGGATGAATCATTGTGAAATTTGTGGAGAACGTCTGGGCGACTATGAGCTTTTCTGCGTGGAAAATGATGCATTTCGCCTGATGACGATCGAAAAATTGCTGCGGGCAAAGATTCGCAAAGTGAATAAACTTTTTGTCAGTACGGCGGGTAATCCCGCAGAACATAAGATCACGGACATCGTGCGTTACCTGTGCGATGCACGCTTCGTCATGAATGGTCCGGCCTAAGGCATAAACAGACTTCTCACAACATAAAAATACTGTATACTTAAACAGTGTTGTGGGAGGCGAGCGATGCGCAAAATCATACATGTCGATATGGACTGCTTTTTCGCGGCGGTGGAAATGCGCGACAACCCCGCCTTGCGTGATATTCCCATTGCTATTGGCGGCAGTCGTGAACGTCGGGGAGTCATCAGCACGGCCAATTACCCGGCGCGCAAATTTGGTGTGCGTAGCGCAATGCCGACCGGAATGGCGTTAAAACTGTGCCCGCATCTCACGTTATTACCTGGTCGTTACGAGGCCTATAAAGAAGCCTCCCGCCAGATTCAGGCTATTTTCTCCCGTTATACCTCGCTGATAGAACCGCTTTCGCTGGATGAAGCCTATCTGGATGTGACTGACAGCACTCACTGCCATGGCTCAGCTACGCTGATCGCTCAGGAGATCCGCCAGACAATTTTTACCGAGCTACAGTTAACCGCCTCTGCCGGAATTGCGCCGGTCAAATTTCTGGCAAAAATAGCCTCCGATCTCAACAAACCCAATGGGCAATATGTGATTACCCCTGCCGATGTTCCTGAATTTCTCAGAACATTACCGTTAGGCAAAATTCCCGGCGTTGGCAAAGTCTCTGCCGCTAAGCTGGAAGCGATGGGGTTGCGAACCTGCGAGGATGTTCAGAAATACGACCTGGCCATGTTGCTCAAACGTTTTGGTAAGTTTGGTCGCGTGTTGTGGGAACGTAGCCAGGGCATTGATGAGCGCGACGTCAACAATGACAGACTGCGCAAATCAGTCGGCGTCGAGCGTACTTTGGCAGAAGATATTCATGAGTGGGCTGAATGTGAGGAGATTATTGAGCGGCTATATCCCGAACTGGAACGACGTCTGGCCAAGGTAAAACCGGATCTGTTGATCGCCCGGCAGGGAGTAAAACTCAAGTTTAATGATTTTCAGCAAACCACGCAGGAGCACGTCTGGCCGCGCTTAAGTAAAGATGACTTAATTGCGACGGCGCGCAAAACCTGGAATGAACGTCGGGGAGGGCGGGGCGTAAGGCTGGTGGGATTACACGTCACGCTGTTGGATCCACAGCTGGAAAGGCAACTACTGTTGGGGCTGTGATGTTGATGTATTGCCGGATGGCTGCGTAAAAACTATATCCGGCCTACAAATCAGCATGTAGGCCGGATAAGCACAGCGCCATCCGGCGTTTAGCGCAGACTTACTTCGCCGGAATAGACTTCAGCAGTTCAGTCAGCAGCGTCCAGTAATGGCCGACGCTTTCGATATGAACCTGTTCATCCGGGGAGTGCGGGCCGGTGATGGTTGGCCCGATGGAAACCATGTCCATATCTGGATACGGTTTCTTGAACAGACCACATTCCAGACCGGCGTGGATGATTTGGATGTTAGGCGTTTTGTTGAACAGACGCTGATAGGTTTCACGAACCAGGTGCATAACCGGAGAGTTGGCATCCGGCTGCCAGCCAGGGTATCCGCCTTTTGCCTGGGTTTTCGCGCCAGCCAGTTTACCCAGTGAATCCAGCATGCTCACCACGTAGTCTTTACCGCTGTCGATCAGAGAACGAATGAGGCAGTGAATTTCAACGTTGTCGTCAGTCATGGTTACAACGCCGACGTTCAGGGAAGTTTCTACCACGCCTTTGGCGACGTCGGAGTTGCGGATAACACCGTTCGGGGTGGCGTTCAGCAGACGCACAAAGCTGTCACGAGACTCAGCGGTCAGCGCGGCTTTGTCTTGAGTAACGGCATCCAGCAGCAGAGCCAGGTTCTTCTCTTTGGCTTCCAGTTCGTTTTTCAGGATTTCCTGATAGGTGTTGACCAGCGCTTTTAACGCATCAACTTTATCTGCAGCCACGGCCAGGGTGGCAAAGGCTTCACGCGGAATTGCGTTACGCAGCGTACCGCCGTTGAAATCAACCAGACGCAGATCCAGCTCTTCAGCGTGGCCC
This window of the Citrobacter freundii ATCC 8090 = MTCC 1658 = NBRC 12681 genome carries:
- the lafU gene encoding putative lateral flagellar export/assembly protein LafU, whose product is MRKGPNRRDRGAKTTIIRRQIKKHHAGHHGGAWKVAFADFTLAMMALFMTLWIVNSVSKADRENIVAALHGQSIFNGGGMAPLNKLGKQPIAPGAQKKNVTRNKLDKTVTPQETAKITEDNAKKALDVNEKAVLLKQKSARELGELATDINVIARNAHMETNLEMEIVPQGLRVLIKDDQNRNMFERGSAKIMPFFKSLLVELAPVFDSLDNKLIITGHTDAMSYKSNIYNNWNLSGDRALSARRVLEDAGMPQDKVMQVSAMADQMLLDAKNPESAGNRRIEIMVLTQSASDTLYQYFGQHGEKVVQPLVDKLDKQKQVASLRQPSVPVTH
- the dinB gene encoding DNA polymerase IV, producing MRKIIHVDMDCFFAAVEMRDNPALRDIPIAIGGSRERRGVISTANYPARKFGVRSAMPTGMALKLCPHLTLLPGRYEAYKEASRQIQAIFSRYTSLIEPLSLDEAYLDVTDSTHCHGSATLIAQEIRQTIFTELQLTASAGIAPVKFLAKIASDLNKPNGQYVITPADVPEFLRTLPLGKIPGVGKVSAAKLEAMGLRTCEDVQKYDLAMLLKRFGKFGRVLWERSQGIDERDVNNDRLRKSVGVERTLAEDIHEWAECEEIIERLYPELERRLAKVKPDLLIARQGVKLKFNDFQQTTQEHVWPRLSKDDLIATARKTWNERRGGRGVRLVGLHVTLLDPQLERQLLLGL
- the pepD gene encoding cytosol nonspecific dipeptidase, whose product is MSELSQLSPQPLWDIFAKICSIPHPSYHEEQLAEHILSWAQEKGFHVERDQVGNILIRKPATAGMENRKPVVLQAHLDMVPQKNNDTVHDFTKDPIQPYIDGEWVKARGTTLGADNGIGMASALAVLADDSVVHGPLEVLLTMTEEAGMDGAFGLQANWLQADILINTDSEEEGEIYMGCAGGIDFTSNLPLSREAIPAGFQSFKLTLKGLKGGHSGGEIHVGLGNANKLLVRFLAGHAEELDLRLVDFNGGTLRNAIPREAFATLAVAADKVDALKALVNTYQEILKNELEAKEKNLALLLDAVTQDKAALTAESRDSFVRLLNATPNGVIRNSDVAKGVVETSLNVGVVTMTDDNVEIHCLIRSLIDSGKDYVVSMLDSLGKLAGAKTQAKGGYPGWQPDANSPVMHLVRETYQRLFNKTPNIQIIHAGLECGLFKKPYPDMDMVSIGPTITGPHSPDEQVHIESVGHYWTLLTELLKSIPAK